The following nucleotide sequence is from Chlorogloeopsis sp. ULAP01.
GCGACTTAGTAGAAGTAGCACCCGGCTATGCTCGTAATTATTTAATTCCCAAGAGTATGGCAACTTTTGCTACTCCTGGTATTCTCAAGCAAGTAGAACGTCGCCGAGAGTTAGAACGTCAGAGACAACTAGAACTTAAACAACAAGCTCAAGAACAAAAAGCAGCTTTAGAGAAAGCTGGCACCTTCAATATTGCCAAGCAAGCTGGTGAAAAAGAAGCCATTTTTGGTACAGTTACCACCCAAGACGTAGCTGATGTGATTCAACAAACCACTGGGATTGAAGTGGATCGGCGCGGTATCACCATACCTGATATTGGCATTCTGGGAACTTACGAAGCAGAGATTAAGCTACATTCAGAAGTAACAGCTACAGTCAACATTCAAGTTGTAGCCAGCTAAAA
It contains:
- the rplI gene encoding 50S ribosomal protein L9, whose translation is MAKRVQLVLTQDVRKLGRSGDLVEVAPGYARNYLIPKSMATFATPGILKQVERRRELERQRQLELKQQAQEQKAALEKAGTFNIAKQAGEKEAIFGTVTTQDVADVIQQTTGIEVDRRGITIPDIGILGTYEAEIKLHSEVTATVNIQVVAS